A window of the Thalassospira sp. TSL5-1 genome harbors these coding sequences:
- a CDS encoding HAD-IIIA family hydrolase, producing MTDYSFVRRHLIDPAPKWRDLRHALPAIFLDRDGVINQEVHYLSKPEDLVLIPGVGEAIARINAARVPVIVVTNQSGVARGYLNEDDLLVLHERMTQLLAAKEASVQGIYYSPFHPDGQGAYKKESICRKPGPGMILAACEDFAIDRAESVLIGDKIVDLDAGRAAGLKTVLVRTGHGAQQVDMPGANNADFIADDLPAAVDRLFETGVIVA from the coding sequence ATGACCGATTATTCATTTGTCCGCCGACACCTGATTGATCCCGCGCCGAAATGGCGGGATTTGCGCCATGCCCTGCCAGCGATATTTCTGGATCGTGACGGTGTGATTAACCAGGAAGTGCATTATCTGTCCAAGCCGGAGGATTTGGTGCTTATTCCCGGTGTTGGCGAGGCGATTGCCCGTATTAATGCCGCCAGGGTCCCGGTTATTGTTGTGACCAATCAGTCCGGTGTTGCGCGGGGCTACCTTAACGAAGATGACCTGCTTGTTTTGCATGAACGCATGACGCAGCTTCTGGCGGCAAAAGAGGCCAGCGTGCAGGGTATCTATTATTCGCCGTTCCACCCCGACGGGCAGGGCGCGTATAAAAAGGAAAGTATTTGCCGGAAGCCAGGGCCCGGCATGATTTTGGCCGCCTGCGAGGATTTTGCCATTGATCGCGCCGAAAGTGTGCTGATTGGGGACAAGATCGTCGATCTTGACGCCGGGCGGGCGGCAGGTTTGAAAACGGTTTTGGTGCGCACGGGGCATGGGGCGCAGCAGGTCGATATGCCCGGCGCAAACAATGCCGATTTTATTGCCGATGATCTGCCCGCGGCGGTGGACCGTCTTTTTGAAACAGGTGTAATTGTCGCTTAA
- a CDS encoding tetratricopeptide repeat protein, with protein sequence MTAELSTLLRRGLAAHEGNRPQEAEKLYRRVLDIAPTHTEAEHLLATVLTQQGQHREALELFESCISRMGANPAARCNYAIALEACGDIERAIDEFRLALSYHGDFPTALFHLARLEKARGNYGQTIDLLGRMLNLHNGNFEAFVLFGEALNALGQEQAALMAFENAAEAAKLDADKINQVGGVLLRLGYVDAARNLFSRALSIHADHVPSLVNLAMALIAAGRYQQAHDVLDTARTQAPNLADIEALSADILIRSGDTAHGVARLAALVEKNPARSDFHARLLSALLYLPQFDGPEYLKQARQWARSHLPPLVEPPRFANNKMPDRRLRIGWISPDFRDHPLHARLMGMARHHNRNEIELFIYSAVTRHDDITRQWQIVADSWRDVAGQNAERIAERIRKDRIDILVDLSGFTRDHPIEVFAYRPAPIQVTFHNASTGITHIDYIFGHADMTAPDAPENRICSETLHRLPHAGFAYTPPEDSPAIGPLPAMLNSYVTFGFTGTLPRISDAVLNCWARIMNKARDSRLIIQADGLHDEFVRHNFLDRARQAGLHADRITCQGIDPDKIRNTAIYDQIDIGLDPFPANNIMAGCDMLWHGVPFVTLAGTMPSARCGLGILADVGLDALAAETHNGYVEKAVLLGRDVEALSIIRRTLRDRVLKASMMDHRQIADDFEQAYRDIWRHWCAQ encoded by the coding sequence ATGACAGCCGAGCTTTCAACCTTATTGCGACGCGGACTGGCTGCCCACGAAGGAAACCGCCCACAGGAAGCGGAAAAGCTTTATCGTCGTGTTCTTGATATTGCGCCTACTCATACCGAGGCAGAACACCTGCTGGCCACTGTATTAACCCAGCAGGGACAGCACCGCGAAGCCCTGGAACTGTTTGAAAGCTGCATTTCCCGCATGGGGGCCAACCCGGCGGCGCGGTGCAATTATGCCATCGCCCTTGAAGCCTGTGGCGATATCGAACGTGCGATTGACGAATTTCGCCTTGCGCTAAGCTATCATGGGGATTTCCCCACTGCGCTGTTCCACCTTGCCCGATTGGAAAAAGCGCGTGGCAATTATGGGCAAACCATCGACCTTCTGGGCCGGATGCTGAACCTCCATAACGGCAATTTTGAAGCGTTTGTGTTGTTTGGCGAGGCGCTCAATGCACTGGGGCAGGAACAGGCCGCCCTGATGGCCTTTGAAAATGCCGCCGAGGCCGCCAAGCTTGATGCCGACAAAATCAACCAGGTTGGCGGCGTTTTGCTGCGCCTTGGCTATGTCGATGCCGCGCGGAACCTGTTTTCCCGCGCGCTAAGCATCCATGCCGATCACGTTCCATCGCTTGTCAATCTGGCAATGGCGCTTATTGCTGCGGGACGGTATCAGCAAGCACATGATGTTCTGGACACCGCACGCACCCAAGCCCCAAACCTGGCCGATATCGAAGCCCTGTCAGCCGATATTCTGATCCGCAGTGGTGATACGGCACATGGGGTTGCCCGCCTGGCCGCCCTGGTCGAGAAAAACCCGGCCCGATCCGATTTTCATGCCCGGCTGTTATCGGCCCTGTTATATTTGCCGCAATTTGACGGCCCGGAATATTTAAAACAGGCCCGGCAATGGGCACGGTCCCATTTGCCCCCGCTGGTTGAACCACCGCGCTTTGCCAATAACAAAATGCCGGACCGTCGCCTGCGCATAGGCTGGATCTCGCCCGATTTTCGCGATCATCCGCTTCATGCCCGCCTGATGGGCATGGCACGCCACCATAATCGCAACGAAATCGAACTGTTCATCTATTCCGCCGTCACCCGCCATGACGACATTACCCGCCAATGGCAAATTGTTGCCGATAGCTGGCGCGATGTCGCCGGGCAAAATGCAGAGCGCATCGCCGAGCGCATTCGCAAGGACCGCATTGATATTCTGGTCGATCTTTCGGGTTTCACCCGCGACCATCCGATAGAGGTTTTTGCCTATCGCCCGGCCCCGATACAGGTGACATTCCACAACGCCTCCACCGGGATTACGCACATAGATTATATTTTTGGTCATGCCGACATGACAGCACCCGACGCCCCGGAAAACCGCATTTGCAGCGAAACGCTCCATCGCCTGCCCCATGCCGGTTTTGCCTATACCCCGCCGGAGGACAGCCCCGCCATCGGCCCCTTGCCCGCCATGCTGAATAGCTACGTGACATTCGGTTTTACCGGCACCCTGCCGCGTATCAGCGATGCGGTGTTGAACTGTTGGGCGCGCATTATGAACAAGGCCCGCGATAGCCGCCTGATCATTCAGGCTGACGGGCTGCATGACGAATTTGTCCGCCACAACTTCCTGGATCGTGCCCGCCAGGCCGGCCTGCATGCCGATCGCATTACCTGCCAGGGCATAGACCCCGACAAAATACGGAATACCGCGATTTACGACCAGATCGATATCGGCCTTGATCCCTTCCCCGCCAATAACATCATGGCGGGCTGTGACATGCTGTGGCATGGGGTACCTTTTGTCACCCTGGCGGGCACTATGCCATCAGCCCGCTGCGGACTGGGTATTCTGGCCGATGTCGGCCTTGATGCCCTGGCGGCAGAAACCCATAATGGTTATGTCGAAAAGGCTGTTTTGCTGGGCCGCGATGTCGAGGCCCTTTCCATCATCCGCCGGACCCTGCGCGATCGCGTGTTAAAGGCCAGTATGATGGATCATCGCCAGATTGCCGATGATTTTGAACAGGCCTATCGCGACATATGGCGTCACTGGTGCGCCCAGTAA
- the ilvD gene encoding dihydroxy-acid dehydratase, whose amino-acid sequence MPEYRSRTTTHGRNMAGARGLWRATGMKDEDFDKPIIAVVNSFTQFVPGHVHLKDLGQMVAREIEAAGGVAKEFNTIAVDDGIAMGHDGMLYSLPSREIIADSVEYMVNAHCADAMVCISNCDKITPGMLMAAMRLNVPCVFVSGGPMEAGKVTIEGKERHLDLVDAMVEAADPKISDEQVAVVERSACPTCGSCSGMFTANSMNCLAEALGLALPGNGSVLATHAARKELFLEAARTSVRLARRYYEEDDITATPRGIATFEAFENAMALDIAMGGSTNTVLHLLAIAREAELDFTMSDMDRLSRQIPHLSKVAPSHPLYHMEDVHRAGGIMRILGELERGGLLHTDVATVHAKTMGDALAKWDIRRTQDEKVHKFYRAMPGGIPTQTAFSQERYWDDLDLDEKEGCIRDVEHAYSQDGGLAVLFGNIASNGCIVKTAGVDSSILKFSGPAVVCESQDEAVAKILGGEVKEGNVVVIRYEGPKGGPGMQEMLYPTSYLKSMGLGKACALITDGRFSGGTSGLSIGHVSPEAAAGGDIALVQPGDMIEIDIPNRTIHIAIDDAEMAARREAMEAKGAAAWKPEKPRKRRVTTALRAYAALATSADKGAVRDVTQVEF is encoded by the coding sequence ATGCCGGAATATCGGTCCCGTACAACCACCCACGGTCGCAATATGGCCGGTGCGCGCGGTCTTTGGCGCGCCACAGGCATGAAGGATGAGGATTTCGATAAGCCGATTATTGCGGTGGTCAACAGCTTTACCCAGTTTGTGCCCGGTCACGTCCATCTGAAAGACCTTGGCCAGATGGTTGCCCGCGAGATCGAGGCCGCTGGCGGGGTTGCAAAGGAATTCAACACCATTGCGGTGGATGACGGGATTGCGATGGGCCATGACGGCATGCTTTACAGTCTGCCGTCGCGCGAAATTATCGCGGATTCGGTCGAATATATGGTCAATGCCCATTGTGCCGATGCGATGGTTTGCATTTCCAACTGCGATAAAATCACCCCCGGTATGTTGATGGCAGCCATGCGCCTTAATGTCCCGTGTGTGTTTGTTTCTGGTGGCCCGATGGAGGCCGGTAAAGTTACGATCGAAGGCAAGGAACGCCACCTTGACCTGGTCGATGCGATGGTCGAAGCCGCCGATCCCAAAATTTCCGATGAACAGGTGGCCGTTGTTGAACGTTCCGCCTGTCCGACCTGTGGCTCGTGCTCTGGCATGTTTACCGCCAATTCGATGAACTGCCTGGCCGAGGCGCTGGGGCTGGCATTGCCGGGCAATGGTTCGGTGCTGGCAACCCATGCGGCACGCAAGGAACTGTTCCTGGAAGCCGCCCGCACGTCCGTTCGTTTGGCGCGGCGCTATTACGAGGAAGACGACATCACAGCGACCCCGCGCGGCATTGCCACCTTTGAGGCGTTTGAAAATGCAATGGCGCTGGATATTGCAATGGGCGGCTCAACCAATACGGTTTTGCATTTGCTGGCAATCGCGCGTGAAGCCGAACTTGATTTCACCATGAGCGATATGGATCGTTTGTCGCGTCAAATTCCGCATCTGTCCAAGGTGGCCCCCTCGCATCCGCTCTATCACATGGAAGATGTCCATCGTGCGGGCGGCATTATGCGTATTCTCGGCGAACTGGAACGCGGTGGATTGCTGCATACCGATGTTGCCACGGTGCACGCCAAAACAATGGGTGATGCCCTGGCAAAGTGGGACATTAGACGGACCCAGGACGAAAAAGTTCACAAATTTTATCGGGCCATGCCCGGCGGTATTCCGACGCAGACAGCGTTTAGCCAGGAACGCTACTGGGATGACCTGGACCTGGACGAAAAAGAAGGCTGCATTCGCGACGTTGAACATGCTTATAGCCAGGATGGTGGTTTGGCGGTTTTGTTTGGCAATATTGCCAGCAATGGCTGTATCGTTAAGACCGCCGGTGTTGATTCCAGCATCCTGAAATTCAGCGGCCCGGCTGTGGTGTGCGAAAGCCAGGACGAAGCCGTTGCCAAGATTCTGGGCGGCGAGGTCAAGGAAGGCAATGTTGTCGTCATTCGCTATGAAGGCCCCAAAGGCGGTCCGGGTATGCAGGAAATGCTGTATCCGACCAGCTATCTGAAATCGATGGGGCTGGGCAAGGCATGTGCGTTAATTACCGATGGTCGTTTCTCGGGCGGGACGTCGGGCCTTTCTATCGGCCATGTCTCGCCAGAGGCCGCAGCCGGGGGGGATATTGCGCTGGTTCAGCCCGGTGATATGATTGAAATCGACATTCCCAACCGCACCATCCACATTGCGATTGACGATGCCGAAATGGCTGCCCGTCGCGAAGCAATGGAAGCAAAGGGTGCGGCGGCCTGGAAGCCGGAAAAACCGCGCAAACGCCGCGTGACCACGGCTCTGCGCGCCTATGCCGCGTTGGCAACCAGTGCCGATAAGGGTGCTGTGCGTGATGTGACCCAGGTTGAATTCTGA
- a CDS encoding LysE family translocator, with product MEFSMLMGAMLAAAIYVLTPGPAFLAMLGLGAAQGRAASAGFLFGHLAGDLMWAGLALVAIIGSRVMDPVVFHALAMICGVYLFWLGFRALTARRKPQGELDIAIRHPWRRGLIFGITNPKGYPVAVAMFTALLAKNADMLDWSSMAGLLAASLVGFVLADLILIWLVGLGFLRRFYVRHQIWIVRATGLIFIGFAIQAIVNALPGLWTWRKS from the coding sequence ATGGAATTTTCAATGCTCATGGGGGCAATGCTGGCTGCTGCCATTTATGTCTTAACGCCAGGGCCGGCCTTTCTGGCGATGCTGGGGCTTGGTGCGGCCCAGGGGCGCGCGGCCAGTGCGGGTTTTCTGTTTGGTCATCTGGCAGGGGACTTGATGTGGGCCGGATTGGCGCTGGTGGCGATTATTGGTTCGCGCGTGATGGACCCGGTTGTTTTTCACGCCTTGGCGATGATTTGCGGTGTTTATCTGTTCTGGCTGGGCTTTCGTGCTCTTACGGCAAGGCGCAAACCTCAAGGTGAACTTGATATTGCCATTCGCCATCCGTGGCGGCGGGGACTGATATTTGGCATCACCAATCCCAAGGGGTATCCGGTTGCCGTGGCCATGTTTACCGCCCTTTTGGCCAAAAACGCCGATATGCTGGACTGGAGCAGCATGGCCGGTTTGCTGGCGGCATCTTTGGTCGGGTTTGTTCTGGCGGATCTGATATTGATCTGGCTTGTGGGGCTTGGTTTTTTACGCCGCTTTTATGTGCGCCATCAAATTTGGATCGTGCGGGCGACCGGGCTGATTTTCATTGGTTTTGCCATCCAGGCAATTGTCAATGCTCTGCCGGGTCTATGGACGTGGCGTAAAAGCTGA
- the ald gene encoding alanine dehydrogenase has translation MLIGVPKEIKNHEYRVGLTPSSVREAVAHGHKVIIETSAGDGIGCTDADYQAAGASIVDSAAEIFATAEMVVKVKEPQKVEYEQLREGQLLFTYLHLAPDPAQTEGLVKSGVTAIAYETVTDRNGGLPLLAPMSEVAGRMAPQVGAAALQKAAGGRGMLLGGVPGVSPAKVVVIGGGVVGTNAARIAAGMGANVTILDKNVKRLTYIDDLFGPAIKTQYATIDDTESLVYEADLVVGAVLIPGAAAPKLIRREQLSKMKPGSVIVDVAIDQGGCFETSKATTHADPIYIVDDVVHYCVANMPGAVARTSTFALNNATLPFMLALADKGWKKACQDDPHLAAGLNVHNGQITYEAVARELGYEYQPLEKILA, from the coding sequence ATGTTGATCGGTGTACCAAAAGAAATCAAAAACCATGAATATCGCGTCGGTCTGACGCCATCCTCTGTCCGCGAAGCTGTTGCCCATGGTCACAAAGTGATCATTGAAACCAGCGCCGGGGACGGTATTGGCTGTACCGACGCGGATTATCAAGCTGCTGGCGCTTCGATTGTCGATAGTGCCGCCGAAATTTTTGCCACCGCCGAAATGGTGGTAAAGGTAAAGGAACCGCAAAAAGTTGAATATGAACAGCTGCGCGAAGGCCAGCTTTTGTTCACCTATTTGCACCTGGCACCGGACCCCGCCCAGACCGAAGGTCTTGTGAAATCCGGTGTCACAGCCATTGCCTATGAAACCGTAACCGACCGCAATGGTGGCCTGCCGTTGCTGGCCCCGATGTCGGAAGTTGCCGGACGCATGGCGCCCCAGGTTGGTGCGGCTGCCCTGCAAAAGGCTGCTGGTGGCCGTGGCATGCTTCTGGGCGGTGTCCCAGGTGTGTCGCCTGCCAAGGTCGTTGTGATTGGCGGTGGCGTTGTCGGCACCAATGCCGCGCGCATTGCGGCAGGCATGGGGGCGAACGTCACCATCCTGGATAAAAACGTCAAACGTCTAACTTATATTGACGACCTTTTTGGCCCGGCCATCAAAACGCAATATGCCACCATCGACGATACCGAAAGCCTGGTTTATGAAGCCGACCTGGTTGTCGGGGCCGTCCTCATCCCCGGTGCCGCCGCACCAAAACTTATTCGCCGTGAACAGCTTTCAAAAATGAAACCGGGTTCCGTCATTGTTGATGTCGCCATCGACCAGGGCGGTTGCTTTGAAACATCAAAGGCAACCACCCATGCCGATCCGATTTATATTGTCGATGATGTTGTGCATTACTGTGTTGCCAACATGCCTGGTGCGGTTGCCCGCACCTCAACCTTTGCGCTCAACAATGCCACCCTGCCCTTCATGCTGGCCCTGGCCGACAAGGGCTGGAAAAAGGCATGCCAGGATGACCCGCATTTGGCAGCCGGTTTGAATGTCCATAATGGCCAAATCACCTATGAGGCCGTCGCCCGTGAATTGGGGTACGAGTATCAGCCGCTGGAAAAGATTCTCGCATAA
- a CDS encoding Lrp/AsnC family transcriptional regulator has protein sequence MEIDARDRMILRLLQQDGRISNADLAEKVNLSASACLRRVRLLEEAGFIDRYAMLLNPKRIGKPGNAFVNISIARQTRQALEDFEREIQSVPEVVECYLLAGQSDYLVHVVYSNTSDYERIHSEVLTQLPGVERVQTVITLREVKRTTELPV, from the coding sequence ATGGAAATAGATGCGCGCGACCGGATGATACTTCGACTGCTGCAGCAGGATGGCCGTATCAGCAATGCTGATCTGGCAGAAAAGGTCAATTTGTCGGCCTCTGCTTGTCTGCGTCGTGTTCGCCTGCTTGAAGAAGCCGGTTTCATCGACCGCTATGCCATGCTGTTAAATCCCAAGCGCATTGGCAAACCCGGCAATGCTTTTGTCAATATTTCCATCGCGCGCCAAACCCGCCAGGCCCTGGAGGATTTTGAACGTGAAATCCAGTCCGTGCCGGAAGTGGTGGAATGTTATCTTTTGGCCGGGCAAAGCGATTATTTGGTGCATGTGGTTTACAGCAACACATCAGATTATGAACGCATCCATAGCGAAGTTCTCACCCAGCTTCCCGGTGTTGAGCGGGTGCAAACCGTCATTACCCTGCGAGAGGTCAAACGTACCACAGAACTGCCAGTGTGA
- a CDS encoding TetR family transcriptional regulator yields the protein MENECLVRARSHEQKLRRRNDIIDAAEALFLESEGQLPSAAEVAKKANLAKGTLYLYFSSKEALFLEVLRRFFKGWSENNLEIIEQEAMRLPADRDPLRVARQFVDYLVKRSRFLYLASLSHGVLEQGADDESVLIHKRYVAAMVKRTADALSEIYAITEQQARNLMANSFALILGLWQMSQVPDRVVVLMRQNALEDMIIDFAQSAEMAVIEFWRAEMAVMKTDSSPRPEVVPSL from the coding sequence ATGGAAAATGAATGTCTCGTTCGCGCGCGCAGCCATGAACAAAAGCTGCGTCGCAGAAACGACATTATAGACGCCGCAGAGGCGCTTTTTCTGGAAAGCGAGGGGCAACTTCCGTCTGCTGCGGAGGTTGCAAAAAAGGCCAACCTGGCCAAAGGCACGTTATACCTTTACTTTTCCAGCAAAGAGGCCCTGTTTCTGGAAGTGCTTCGTCGCTTTTTCAAGGGATGGAGCGAGAACAATCTGGAAATCATCGAACAGGAAGCAATGCGTCTTCCGGCTGATCGTGATCCGCTTCGGGTGGCCCGTCAGTTTGTTGATTATCTGGTCAAAAGATCACGTTTTTTGTATCTGGCGTCACTTTCGCACGGTGTCCTTGAACAAGGGGCCGATGATGAAAGCGTGCTGATTCACAAACGGTATGTTGCGGCAATGGTGAAGCGGACGGCCGATGCGCTTTCCGAGATTTATGCCATTACCGAACAGCAGGCCCGTAATCTGATGGCAAATTCCTTCGCGCTTATTTTGGGGTTATGGCAAATGTCCCAGGTGCCGGACAGGGTTGTGGTGTTGATGCGCCAAAACGCGCTGGAAGACATGATCATCGATTTTGCCCAGTCTGCCGAAATGGCTGTAATTGAATTCTGGCGCGCTGAAATGGCGGTCATGAAGACAGATAGCAGTCCCAGACCAGAAGTGGTGCCATCACTATAG
- a CDS encoding ABC transporter permease subunit, with protein MNGKRSIFLMSALCFGFAFLYVPIMLVIIYSFNEGKLVTVWAGFSTKWYVELFRDDAMIDAAWNSLRIGLMSATLALAIGTPAGLVMSRFGRFRGRTLFSGMIAAPLVMPDVITGLSLLLLFVTMEQLVGWPAGRGMTTIVIAHTTFCAAYVAVVVQSRLAGMDTSIEEAAMDLGAKPTKIFFLITLPMILPALMAGWLLSFTLSLDDLVISSFVAGPGSTTLPMKVFSSVRLGVSPEINALATLIIVAISILIIIASILVMRSERQRTRQVQEDTGIPG; from the coding sequence ATGAACGGAAAACGCTCCATCTTTCTGATGTCGGCACTGTGTTTTGGCTTCGCCTTTCTGTATGTGCCCATCATGCTGGTAATCATTTATTCCTTTAACGAGGGCAAACTGGTTACGGTCTGGGCCGGTTTCTCAACCAAATGGTATGTCGAACTGTTTCGGGACGACGCCATGATCGATGCAGCATGGAACAGCCTGCGCATTGGCCTTATGTCCGCAACGCTGGCCCTGGCCATTGGCACCCCGGCGGGTCTTGTGATGTCGCGGTTCGGGCGCTTTCGCGGCCGCACCCTGTTTTCGGGCATGATCGCCGCCCCGCTGGTGATGCCCGATGTGATTACCGGCCTGTCGCTGCTGCTGCTTTTTGTGACAATGGAACAGCTGGTCGGCTGGCCCGCCGGGCGCGGCATGACCACCATCGTCATTGCCCACACCACATTCTGCGCGGCCTATGTTGCCGTGGTGGTGCAATCACGCCTTGCTGGTATGGACACCTCGATCGAGGAAGCGGCAATGGATCTGGGGGCAAAGCCCACCAAGATCTTTTTCCTGATCACCCTGCCCATGATCCTGCCCGCCCTGATGGCAGGCTGGCTTTTGTCCTTTACCCTGTCCCTTGATGACCTGGTGATTTCCAGCTTCGTTGCCGGTCCGGGGTCCACAACCCTGCCGATGAAAGTGTTTTCGTCGGTCCGGTTGGGGGTCTCACCGGAAATCAACGCGCTGGCAACCCTGATCATCGTTGCCATTTCCATCCTGATCATTATTGCCAGTATTCTGGTGATGCGGTCAGAACGGCAAAGAACAAGGCAAGTGCAGGAAGATACCGGCATTCCTGGCTGA
- a CDS encoding ABC transporter permease subunit — MSEIKPTLKQRFDRWMIRHGRILVIGLPYLWLFLFFLVPFLIVLKISFATAQYAQPPYSALFQWVDEGVNIAINFGNYLFLLSDSLYFSAYLNSIRIAAISTVITLLIGYPMAYGIARAKGSTRNLLLMLVILPFWTSFLIRVYAWIGILDREGLINAALMGLHIISEPLIIRQTEVAVYIGIVYTYLPFMILPLYSTLEKMDVSLLEAALDLGCKPWKAFVKITLPLSMPGILAGSLLVFIPAVGEFVIPELLGGPNTLMIGRTLWNEFFSNRDWPIASSVAIAMLIFLVVPIMYFQHIQGKTEEPGK, encoded by the coding sequence ATGAGCGAAATCAAACCTACCCTCAAACAACGTTTTGACCGCTGGATGATCCGGCATGGCCGAATTCTGGTTATCGGCCTGCCCTATCTGTGGCTTTTTCTGTTTTTCCTCGTCCCGTTTCTGATTGTCCTCAAAATCAGTTTTGCCACGGCGCAATATGCCCAGCCGCCCTATAGCGCCCTGTTTCAATGGGTCGATGAAGGCGTCAATATCGCCATCAATTTTGGCAATTACCTGTTTTTACTCTCTGACAGTCTGTATTTTTCGGCTTATCTCAATTCGATCCGTATCGCCGCCATCTCGACCGTGATTACGCTTTTGATCGGCTATCCAATGGCTTACGGCATTGCGCGGGCCAAGGGCTCCACGCGCAACCTGTTGCTGATGCTGGTGATTTTGCCTTTCTGGACCAGTTTCCTGATCCGCGTCTATGCCTGGATCGGCATTCTCGACCGCGAAGGACTGATCAACGCCGCCCTGATGGGGCTGCATATCATTTCCGAACCATTGATCATTCGGCAAACAGAAGTCGCGGTCTATATCGGCATTGTATACACTTATCTGCCCTTCATGATCCTGCCGCTATATTCCACACTGGAAAAAATGGATGTCAGCCTGCTCGAAGCGGCACTCGATCTTGGCTGCAAGCCCTGGAAGGCTTTTGTCAAAATCACCCTACCGCTATCGATGCCCGGCATTCTGGCGGGCTCGCTTTTGGTTTTCATTCCTGCCGTTGGTGAATTTGTCATTCCGGAATTGCTGGGTGGCCCCAACACATTGATGATCGGGCGAACGCTCTGGAACGAATTCTTCTCTAACCGTGACTGGCCCATTGCTTCTTCTGTGGCCATTGCGATGCTGATCTTTCTGGTCGTACCGATCATGTATTTTCAGCATATTCAGGGCAAAACCGAGGAGCCAGGCAAATGA
- a CDS encoding ABC transporter ATP-binding protein, translated as MSQGANQQDAQSCVQTSQPWNNPDAVPFIRFEKVTKKFGDFYAVDDVSLDIYRHELFALLGGSGCGKTTLLRMLAGFEDPTEGKIFIDGVDMANVPPYERPTNMMFQSYALFPHMSVEKNVAFGLHQDGYSKSEIKERVADMLALVQMSKFATRKPHQLSGGQRQRVALARSLVKQPKVLLLDEPLGALDKKLREQTQFELVNIQEKLGTTFVMVTHDQEEAMTMASRIAVMNEGVIKQIGTPFELYEYPNSRFTANFLGQVNLIEGTLIDDDEKYAIIQSDDIGGEIYIDHAVQGHEGTTLWVALRPERLRLCTEKPENAERNCFAGKVEEIGYLGGLSTYHVRLETGKRIRVSEPNTHRHNEPRYTWDDQVWVTWETGSASVLNQ; from the coding sequence GTGTCGCAGGGGGCCAATCAGCAAGACGCACAATCATGTGTACAAACCAGCCAACCGTGGAATAATCCGGACGCAGTACCGTTTATCCGGTTTGAAAAAGTCACCAAAAAATTTGGCGATTTCTACGCTGTTGATGACGTATCGCTCGATATTTACCGCCACGAGCTTTTCGCCCTGCTTGGCGGATCGGGCTGTGGCAAAACGACATTGTTGCGCATGCTAGCCGGGTTTGAAGACCCGACAGAGGGCAAAATCTTTATCGACGGTGTCGATATGGCGAATGTACCGCCCTATGAACGCCCAACCAACATGATGTTCCAGTCCTATGCCCTTTTCCCGCATATGAGCGTGGAAAAGAATGTCGCCTTTGGCCTGCATCAGGATGGATATTCCAAGTCCGAAATCAAAGAGCGGGTTGCCGACATGCTCGCCCTGGTGCAAATGAGCAAATTTGCCACCCGCAAACCACACCAGCTTTCAGGTGGTCAGCGCCAGCGTGTTGCCCTGGCCCGTTCCCTTGTCAAACAGCCCAAGGTATTGCTGCTGGATGAACCGCTGGGCGCGCTTGATAAAAAACTGCGCGAACAAACCCAGTTTGAACTGGTCAATATTCAGGAAAAACTTGGCACCACCTTTGTCATGGTCACACACGACCAGGAAGAAGCCATGACCATGGCATCGCGCATCGCGGTGATGAATGAAGGGGTAATCAAGCAAATCGGCACACCGTTCGAGCTGTATGAATATCCCAATTCCCGCTTTACCGCCAACTTCCTGGGTCAGGTCAACCTGATCGAAGGCACCCTGATTGATGATGACGAAAAATACGCCATCATCCAGTCTGACGATATTGGCGGCGAAATTTATATCGACCACGCGGTTCAGGGACATGAAGGCACCACCCTATGGGTCGCGCTCCGCCCGGAACGCCTGCGCCTGTGTACTGAAAAACCCGAAAATGCCGAACGTAACTGTTTTGCCGGCAAGGTCGAGGAAATTGGCTATCTGGGCGGATTATCGACCTATCACGTCCGCCTTGAGACCGGGAAACGCATTCGTGTCAGCGAACCCAACACCCATCGCCATAATGAACCGCGCTATACGTGGGACGATCAGGTTTGGGTGACGTGGGAGACGGGGTCCGCCTCGGTGCTGAACCAATGA